A section of the Nanoarchaeota archaeon genome encodes:
- a CDS encoding DUF1616 domain-containing protein — protein sequence MEETEDDSVLNAIIIASVIGILIVAGLILFYPKPSEDFTAVYFGNYTKKPVGGIVSFNYTIENHENRGMTYDVAYLVDNATISNELVFVGDGGNTTLEKSIAVNASQINKVGVLLNTTEEIHFWTTI from the coding sequence ATGGAAGAAACAGAAGACGATAGCGTTTTGAATGCAATTATCATCGCGTCTGTTATCGGGATATTGATTGTTGCAGGGCTTATATTGTTCTATCCAAAACCTTCCGAAGATTTCACAGCAGTCTATTTCGGAAATTATACAAAAAAACCGGTTGGCGGAATTGTTTCTTTTAATTACACCATAGAAAACCACGAAAATCGCGGCATGACTTATGATGTCGCTTATCTTGTCGACAATGCGACAATTTCAAATGAATTGGTTTTTGTTGGTGACGGAGGCAATACGACTTTGGAAAAATCAATTGCCGTAAACGCATCGCAAATCAATAAGGTCGGGGTTCTCTTGAATACGACTGAAGAGATTCATTTCTGGACAACGATTTAA
- a CDS encoding NUDIX hydrolase encodes MVFGVEQIQVAAVLFCNDGKGNYVLNYRANCRDENSKWDCGGEAAEPGETIEQTLRRGVLEEYCVPIISFEFLGCRYACREENGEKMHWILHDYRVLVDRDKVRNGEPHKFDEVGFFPLGEIEYMAREIPLLLHSGFPECLRRYSGRL; translated from the coding sequence ATGGTTTTTGGTGTTGAGCAAATACAGGTGGCTGCCGTTCTTTTCTGCAATGATGGCAAAGGAAATTATGTATTAAACTATAGGGCTAATTGCAGGGATGAAAATAGCAAGTGGGATTGCGGCGGCGAAGCGGCAGAACCCGGAGAAACTATAGAACAAACATTACGCCGCGGAGTTTTGGAAGAGTATTGCGTGCCCATTATTTCTTTTGAATTTTTGGGATGTCGGTATGCCTGCAGGGAAGAAAATGGAGAAAAAATGCATTGGATATTGCACGATTATCGTGTGCTTGTTGATAGAGACAAAGTCAGAAATGGCGAGCCGCATAAGTTTGATGAAGTCGGCTTTTTCCCATTAGGCGAAATCGAATATATGGCCCGCGAAATTCCGCTATTGCTTCATTCAGGATTTCCGGAATGCCTACGCAGATATTCGGGCAGGCTTTGA
- a CDS encoding 30S ribosomal protein S13 — protein sequence MDPKKEAKKVDKGAQAAGDKAIKKEKSGKPDAKREAKQIIRIMSTDLDGAKKIKTTLCNIRGISYNFSHAVLYAAKIDGERKLGDLDEKDIETIEAIVKDPVKFGIPGWMLNHQFMYKTGETKHLMGADLMVTLRDEINRLKKIRSYRGVRHEMNLPVRGQRTRTAGRKGVKIGVTKKREEKSKTISNDKKK from the coding sequence ATGGATCCAAAAAAAGAGGCAAAAAAAGTCGATAAAGGCGCACAGGCGGCCGGAGACAAGGCTATCAAAAAAGAAAAATCCGGAAAGCCGGATGCAAAGCGCGAGGCAAAACAGATTATAAGAATCATGTCCACAGACCTTGACGGCGCGAAGAAAATCAAGACTACTCTATGCAATATCCGAGGAATAAGCTATAATTTTTCACACGCAGTGCTTTACGCCGCAAAAATTGACGGCGAACGCAAGCTCGGCGACCTTGATGAAAAGGACATCGAAACAATCGAAGCAATTGTCAAAGACCCGGTAAAATTCGGAATTCCCGGATGGATGCTCAATCACCAGTTCATGTACAAGACCGGAGAGACAAAACACCTCATGGGCGCTGATTTAATGGTGACTCTAAGAGATGAGATTAACCGGCTCAAGAAAATACGCTCATATAGGGGTGTGCGCCACGAAATGAACCTGCCGGTGCGCGGACAGAGAACAAGAACTGCCGGAAGAAAGGGCGTTAAAATCGGCGTAACAAAAAAGAGAGAAGAGAAATCAAAAACTATCTCAAACGATAAGAAAAAGTAA
- a CDS encoding 30S ribosomal protein S4 has protein sequence MGDPKKMKKHYESPKRPWEKTRFEKERKIVTDYGIRRKKEIRRFETIIRDLRRRTRSLIATKDEKESKLIIEKVLKMGLLAKANPALEDILSIELNNILERRLQTLVVKKGFANTIKQSRQFITHGHITLNGQKIISPNYIVTIAEEAAIMFRPTSSLNSTFERAERREEREVREAQEKKAREIVDKKEVQLEEIADEEEIKEVKSETV, from the coding sequence ATGGGCGATCCAAAAAAGATGAAAAAGCACTATGAGAGTCCGAAAAGGCCATGGGAAAAGACGCGATTCGAAAAGGAGCGAAAAATAGTAACGGATTACGGAATCAGGCGCAAAAAAGAAATACGAAGATTTGAAACAATTATCAGAGACTTGAGAAGGCGTACAAGATCACTTATCGCAACAAAGGATGAAAAGGAATCAAAACTAATTATCGAAAAAGTGTTAAAAATGGGCCTTCTTGCAAAGGCAAATCCTGCTCTTGAAGATATTCTGAGTATAGAATTAAACAACATACTTGAGCGAAGGCTTCAAACTTTGGTTGTAAAAAAAGGCTTCGCAAACACAATAAAACAGTCGCGCCAGTTCATAACGCACGGCCACATCACGCTCAACGGCCAGAAAATAATTTCGCCAAACTACATAGTCACCATTGCAGAAGAAGCTGCAATAATGTTCCGCCCGACATCATCGCTAAATTCGACATTCGAGCGCGCAGAAAGGCGCGAAGAGCGGGAAGTCCGCGAAGCGCAGGAAAAAAAGGCGCGGGAAATCGTTGATAAAAAAGAAGTGCAATTAGAAGAAATAGCTGATGAGGAAGAGATAAAGGAAGTTAAAAGCGAAACAGTATGA
- a CDS encoding 30S ribosomal protein S11, producing MAEIQTEKAAEPEAQAPKEAPKPEIKVQKIEPASPPAKLKKLSKWGVANIYSSGNNTIIHITDMSGAETIARVSAGMMTDKGRLKGTAYPAMQAGRKAAEEAREKGLYGVHVKVRAPGGHNTKTPGQGAQPSIRALIQGGMRIGKIEDITPIPHDTTRKPGGRRGRRV from the coding sequence ATGGCAGAAATTCAAACAGAAAAAGCGGCAGAACCGGAAGCACAAGCTCCAAAAGAGGCTCCAAAGCCGGAAATAAAAGTTCAAAAAATCGAGCCGGCAAGCCCTCCGGCGAAACTGAAAAAGCTTTCAAAATGGGGTGTTGCAAATATATACAGCAGCGGCAATAATACCATTATCCATATTACCGATATGAGCGGAGCTGAAACAATCGCAAGAGTCAGCGCAGGAATGATGACTGATAAAGGCAGATTGAAAGGCACTGCATACCCGGCAATGCAGGCCGGAAGAAAAGCTGCTGAAGAGGCGCGAGAAAAAGGCCTTTATGGCGTTCATGTTAAAGTAAGAGCTCCTGGCGGGCACAACACAAAGACTCCGGGCCAGGGAGCGCAGCCTTCAATTCGGGCACTTATCCAGGGCGGAATGAGAATCGGTAAAATAGAAGATATCACTCCGATTCCGCACGACACAACAAGAAAACCTGGCGGGCGGCGCGGCAGAAGAGTATAA
- a CDS encoding DNA-directed RNA polymerase subunit D, with product MKIKLLEKGDKSIRFEIKDTTPAFVNALRRSISNVKIMAVDYVEVKKNTSTMYNETIAHRLGLIPLTFEPGSYVETKNCKCEGVGCDKCSVKLALKVIGPANVYASNIASTDETVKPADKNILITKLIEDQEIDFEATVKLGNAKQHARWQAAIAGYQYFPKVKMNDGCDLCGVCIKKCQKKLLEEVKGGKKVELNEPYKCDLCNNCAKSCPKSVLAIEGDPTKIIMTVESVSGLSPKEIITQAAENLKEQLGELREKLKD from the coding sequence TTGAAAATCAAATTGCTTGAAAAGGGCGATAAGTCGATAAGATTCGAGATAAAGGACACGACACCGGCGTTTGTAAACGCACTTAGAAGATCAATCAGCAATGTCAAAATAATGGCCGTTGACTATGTTGAGGTAAAAAAGAATACATCCACAATGTACAATGAAACAATTGCGCACCGCCTTGGATTGATTCCGCTTACTTTCGAGCCAGGATCATATGTTGAAACCAAAAACTGCAAATGCGAGGGCGTCGGGTGCGATAAATGCAGTGTAAAACTTGCGCTTAAAGTAATCGGTCCGGCAAACGTTTATGCTTCAAACATTGCATCAACTGATGAAACAGTGAAGCCTGCAGATAAAAACATACTAATAACAAAGCTTATCGAAGACCAGGAAATCGACTTCGAAGCAACTGTTAAGCTTGGAAACGCTAAACAACATGCAAGATGGCAGGCAGCAATAGCAGGATACCAATACTTTCCAAAAGTCAAGATGAACGACGGCTGCGATTTGTGCGGCGTCTGCATAAAAAAATGCCAGAAAAAACTGCTTGAAGAAGTAAAGGGCGGGAAAAAAGTAGAGCTTAATGAACCCTACAAATGCGATCTCTGCAACAACTGCGCAAAATCATGCCCGAAAAGCGTACTCGCGATTGAAGGCGACCCAACGAAAATAATCATGACCGTTGAAAGCGTTTCAGGATTATCCCCTAAAGAAATAATTACTCAAGCCGCAGAAAATTTGAAAGAGCAACTGGGCGAATTAAGGGAAAAGCTTAAAGATTAA
- a CDS encoding 50S ribosomal protein L18e encodes MKPTGPTNPITRKLIVALEKQSKKEKSAIWADVADRIGKSTRRIPAVNLEKLQKYCEKGDTVVIPGKLLAQGALTKAITIGAFKASAAGKKKVEAAGGKVMTITELMKRNTKGSNIRIMG; translated from the coding sequence ATGAAACCAACAGGGCCTACAAATCCGATTACGCGCAAATTGATTGTTGCGCTAGAAAAGCAGTCCAAGAAAGAGAAATCAGCAATATGGGCTGACGTAGCGGACAGAATCGGAAAATCAACGCGCAGAATCCCTGCAGTAAATCTTGAAAAGCTTCAGAAATACTGCGAAAAAGGCGACACAGTAGTTATTCCTGGAAAGCTCCTTGCACAGGGCGCGCTTACAAAAGCAATAACAATCGGCGCTTTCAAGGCATCCGCAGCAGGAAAGAAAAAGGTTGAAGCAGCAGGCGGAAAGGTCATGACAATAACAGAGCTGATGAAAAGAAATACAAAAGGAAGTAATATAAGGATTATGGGTTAA
- a CDS encoding 50S ribosomal protein L13, with product MIIDATDTILGRMASIVAKKALQGEEITIINAEKAVISGSHESVFMKYKFKNDVGDQIKGPFMSRMSDRLVRRVIRGMLPWHSSRGRAAFKKIHVFIGNPENVKGAEKLKEISSSALKNLRYVHIEEISKHLGA from the coding sequence ATGATAATTGATGCAACAGATACTATCTTAGGAAGAATGGCTTCCATTGTAGCGAAAAAAGCGCTGCAGGGCGAAGAAATCACAATAATAAACGCAGAAAAGGCTGTGATTTCAGGATCCCATGAAAGCGTTTTCATGAAGTACAAGTTCAAAAATGATGTCGGAGACCAGATAAAAGGGCCTTTTATGTCAAGAATGTCGGACAGGCTCGTACGGCGCGTAATCAGAGGCATGCTGCCGTGGCATTCATCGCGCGGAAGAGCAGCGTTCAAAAAAATTCATGTTTTCATCGGCAACCCGGAAAACGTAAAAGGCGCCGAAAAGCTGAAAGAAATCTCAAGTTCAGCATTAAAAAATCTCAGGTACGTACATATTGAAGAGATAAGCAAGCATCTTGGTGCATAA
- a CDS encoding 30S ribosomal protein S9: MKTVNTVGKRKTAIARATLRDGKGKVTINGAPLKFYAPEIARLKIEEAIILSAPLSQKIDIAVEVVGGGVFGQADAARQAIARGLVQFSESAELKQKYLAYDRNLLIYDSRRTEVRKPSRSSQGARRTRQLSKR; the protein is encoded by the coding sequence ATGAAGACTGTAAATACTGTCGGAAAACGAAAAACAGCAATCGCGCGCGCAACATTGAGAGATGGGAAAGGAAAAGTCACAATCAATGGCGCGCCTCTTAAATTTTACGCTCCTGAAATCGCAAGGCTTAAAATCGAGGAAGCAATAATACTTTCGGCGCCGCTTTCACAGAAAATCGATATTGCTGTTGAAGTCGTGGGCGGCGGAGTTTTCGGCCAGGCCGACGCCGCAAGGCAGGCAATAGCAAGAGGGCTAGTCCAGTTTTCCGAAAGCGCGGAGCTGAAACAGAAATACCTTGCTTACGACAGGAATTTGCTTATTTACGATTCAAGGCGCACCGAGGTCCGAAAACCTTCAAGATCGAGCCAGGGCGCGCGCAGAACAAGGCAGTTGAGCAAGAGATAA
- a CDS encoding DNA-directed RNA polymerase subunit N: MLIPIRCMSCGKVVADKWEAYNKEVASGKAPKKALDELEIKRYCCRSLFLTQVDMIDNITLFKSRTIPTKEDINIENIIGKHLEHVENSANPYKKEE, from the coding sequence ATGTTAATACCTATACGATGCATGTCTTGCGGAAAAGTTGTGGCTGACAAATGGGAAGCTTACAATAAAGAAGTCGCTTCAGGCAAAGCGCCGAAAAAAGCCCTTGACGAACTTGAAATAAAAAGATACTGCTGCAGGTCTTTGTTTTTGACACAGGTTGACATGATTGACAACATAACGCTTTTCAAGTCAAGGACAATCCCTACAAAAGAAGATATAAATATAGAAAACATAATAGGCAAACACCTTGAGCATGTTGAAAACAGCGCGAATCCTTATAAGAAAGAAGAATAA
- a CDS encoding tyrosine-type recombinase/integrase, translating into MDADIREQLFDLNKQIAQTENTIKKSCMLGSNKQILEGFEKFLYSRGLSILRIVKYLRTSKTIAEIYDKPFSEYTKNDCDTVMMRLRQSPKKYKPNTINDFIGGLRMLFKYIDGADGKAQSPRTAHLIKKATQNKLRKEDLISESELLKIISAMPSKQYQCIISLLYESGARPSEIRAIQQKDISQIENGYKLNISGKTGQRTIFSVSSAPLLREIINNNPYKEAQTPLFYALEDGKPRFCQHKAWESMFGKVTFKVLGRKLNLYRLRHSRATTLIERGFNTSIVKSVLGHSRGSNTLEKTYLHLNDGDLLDAYCTAAGHENKEKKPIKNIFQAKVCRCGNTMSAHQILCEKCGTPDKNAELFKNEKNELYERMLAAFLAIKETPGLAADIEKRLTAQKK; encoded by the coding sequence ATGGATGCAGATATAAGAGAGCAATTATTTGATTTAAATAAACAGATTGCGCAAACAGAAAACACCATTAAAAAATCTTGCATGCTTGGATCAAATAAACAAATATTAGAAGGGTTTGAAAAATTCTTATACTCTCGAGGCCTGAGTATCCTTCGAATCGTAAAGTATCTTAGAACGAGCAAGACCATAGCAGAAATATATGATAAACCATTCTCAGAATATACGAAAAATGATTGCGATACTGTTATGATGCGTTTGCGGCAGTCACCGAAGAAATACAAACCAAACACGATAAACGACTTTATTGGTGGGCTTCGGATGCTGTTTAAGTATATTGACGGCGCAGACGGAAAGGCTCAAAGCCCGAGAACTGCGCATTTAATAAAAAAGGCAACACAAAACAAACTTCGGAAAGAAGACCTCATAAGCGAATCGGAACTTTTAAAAATTATCTCTGCCATGCCGAGCAAACAATATCAATGTATTATTTCTTTGTTATATGAAAGCGGAGCGCGACCATCAGAAATAAGAGCGATACAACAAAAAGACATTTCTCAAATAGAGAACGGGTATAAACTAAACATTTCTGGCAAAACAGGGCAAAGAACTATATTCTCGGTATCATCCGCGCCACTTTTGCGCGAAATAATCAACAACAACCCATATAAAGAGGCTCAAACGCCGTTATTCTATGCGCTTGAGGATGGAAAGCCGCGCTTTTGCCAACACAAAGCATGGGAAAGCATGTTCGGGAAAGTCACGTTTAAAGTGCTTGGTAGAAAACTTAATTTATATCGATTGAGGCATAGCAGAGCAACAACACTTATCGAGCGCGGTTTTAATACATCCATCGTTAAATCAGTTCTCGGACATTCGCGCGGAAGCAACACTTTAGAAAAAACCTATTTGCATCTTAATGACGGGGATTTATTAGATGCGTATTGCACCGCAGCAGGACATGAAAACAAAGAGAAAAAACCTATAAAAAATATATTTCAGGCCAAAGTATGCCGATGCGGCAATACCATGAGCGCGCATCAAATACTCTGCGAAAAATGCGGAACGCCGGATAAGAACGCAGAACTCTTTAAAAACGAAAAAAACGAACTCTATGAGCGCATGCTTGCGGCATTTCTTGCAATAAAGGAAACGCCCGGACTTGCAGCCGATATTGAAAAGAGATTGACGGCGCAGAAGAAGTGA
- a CDS encoding DEAD/DEAH box helicase, translating into MSDFLTHPLIKENVAERRLFQETIIASASRKNSLVVLPTGIGKTMIAIGVAAMRLQAFQDSRVLILAPTKPLVDQHRTSFEKVLIASGFQVITGAHSPDERKTLWTSAPVIFATPQVVQNDIITDAVDLNDFSLIVFDEAHRTIGDYAYTFIARKYTERAKNPLILGLTASPGGNAEKIGSICGNLFIENVEVRTETDRDVSQYVHEIKINKLEIDLPEDFARIKNRLEAAFEKRIEHLRKLHLVYGKRPGKGILLAAQGEIMRKAQETHDPVLYQAISACSAAIKLNYCIELLQTQGLGQLREYVAKIRADTKTKSVQSILADDDFKTAMQILDWAKDQNLEHPKLEALKELIEEKLANSPDKKAIIFSQYVSTVEKIIDKIASDKIKPVKFIGQRNGNTQKKQLETLQNFRDGMYNTLVSTSIGEEGLDIPQVDLIVFYEAVPSEIRNIQRRGRTGRMKAGEVYVLIAKGTMDQAYTWVAKSREKKMRSVLAGMKEAGGIDVKNDKGVAEKSEGIEISDDEQAGGQMSLGAFAGAAVTSNLLLPNALSTPKKEDKAIIFTDIRETKLLKELVDMDVEIVTKQLEVGDFLISDRVCIERKTVPDFLESIIDGRLFTQLKELSANFSRPVLVIEGENLYSTRNIHQNAIKGALNSITIDFRIPIIWTKSIQETAEVIAGLAKREQLNLDRSVQHKGVKHAMSENEEQEVIISGFPSINIALAKRLLSRFRTIKRIVNASEESLQKVEGIGEEKAKRIKGLVEREHIL; encoded by the coding sequence ATGTCTGATTTTCTTACTCATCCCCTCATAAAAGAAAATGTCGCAGAGCGCAGGCTCTTTCAGGAGACAATAATAGCCTCGGCGTCGCGCAAAAACTCCCTTGTTGTGCTTCCGACAGGAATAGGGAAAACAATGATTGCGATTGGAGTTGCGGCAATGCGGCTGCAGGCTTTTCAGGACTCGCGCGTCTTAATCCTTGCACCGACAAAGCCGCTTGTTGACCAGCATAGGACAAGCTTTGAAAAAGTCCTTATCGCAAGCGGATTCCAGGTTATTACTGGCGCACACTCGCCAGATGAGCGCAAAACACTTTGGACATCTGCACCAGTGATTTTTGCAACGCCGCAAGTGGTCCAGAACGACATAATTACCGATGCTGTTGACTTGAATGATTTCTCCCTGATAGTATTTGATGAAGCCCACAGAACCATCGGCGACTACGCATACACATTCATTGCAAGAAAATATACTGAGCGCGCAAAAAACCCGCTGATTCTCGGACTTACTGCATCGCCCGGAGGCAATGCGGAAAAAATCGGCAGCATCTGCGGAAATCTTTTTATTGAGAATGTTGAGGTGCGTACAGAAACAGACCGGGATGTTTCACAGTATGTCCATGAAATCAAGATTAACAAGCTTGAGATTGATTTGCCCGAGGATTTTGCAAGAATAAAAAACCGGCTTGAGGCGGCGTTTGAAAAGCGCATTGAGCATCTTCGAAAACTACACCTTGTTTATGGCAAGCGGCCCGGGAAAGGAATCCTTCTTGCGGCGCAGGGCGAAATAATGCGCAAAGCTCAGGAGACGCATGATCCTGTTCTTTATCAGGCGATTTCAGCATGCTCCGCCGCAATAAAACTCAACTACTGCATCGAGCTTCTGCAGACGCAGGGGCTTGGCCAGCTTCGCGAGTATGTGGCTAAAATTCGCGCAGATACAAAAACAAAATCAGTCCAATCGATTCTTGCTGACGATGATTTTAAAACTGCAATGCAGATTCTTGACTGGGCCAAAGACCAGAATCTTGAGCATCCAAAGCTTGAGGCGCTGAAAGAGCTTATTGAAGAAAAGCTTGCGAATTCTCCTGACAAAAAAGCTATAATATTTTCCCAGTATGTGAGCACTGTTGAAAAGATAATCGACAAAATCGCATCTGATAAGATAAAGCCCGTGAAATTCATCGGTCAGAGAAACGGCAATACACAGAAAAAACAGCTCGAGACTTTGCAGAACTTCAGAGATGGGATGTATAACACGCTTGTATCTACCTCAATTGGGGAGGAGGGCTTGGACATTCCGCAGGTTGATTTGATTGTTTTCTACGAAGCAGTGCCTTCAGAAATAAGGAATATCCAGCGCCGCGGAAGAACCGGCAGGATGAAGGCTGGCGAGGTTTACGTTTTAATAGCAAAAGGCACTATGGATCAAGCTTATACCTGGGTGGCAAAAAGCAGAGAGAAGAAAATGCGCTCAGTCCTTGCGGGAATGAAAGAGGCGGGCGGAATTGATGTAAAGAATGATAAGGGCGTTGCAGAAAAAAGCGAAGGGATTGAGATTTCTGATGACGAACAAGCTGGGGGGCAGATGTCGCTTGGCGCTTTTGCAGGTGCGGCAGTAACTTCTAATTTATTGCTGCCAAACGCATTATCCACGCCGAAAAAAGAAGATAAAGCGATCATTTTTACAGATATCCGCGAAACAAAATTATTGAAAGAGCTTGTTGATATGGACGTTGAAATCGTGACCAAGCAGCTTGAAGTCGGAGATTTTTTGATTTCTGATAGAGTCTGTATCGAGCGAAAGACAGTTCCTGATTTTCTTGAGTCAATAATTGACGGCAGGCTTTTTACGCAACTCAAGGAGCTTTCGGCGAATTTCTCAAGGCCTGTGCTTGTGATTGAGGGCGAGAATCTTTACAGCACAAGAAATATTCATCAGAATGCGATTAAGGGAGCGCTTAATTCAATCACAATTGATTTTCGCATTCCGATAATCTGGACAAAGTCAATACAGGAAACTGCTGAAGTGATTGCAGGGCTTGCAAAGCGCGAGCAGCTCAATTTAGACCGCAGTGTCCAGCACAAAGGCGTCAAGCATGCGATGTCAGAAAATGAGGAGCAGGAAGTCATTATTTCGGGATTTCCTTCAATAAATATTGCGCTTGCAAAGCGGCTTCTTTCTAGATTTAGGACAATCAAGCGTATTGTCAATGCGAGCGAAGAAAGCTTGCAGAAAGTTGAAGGCATCGGCGAGGAAAAAGCGAAGAGGATTAAGGGATTGGTGGAACGGGAACATATTTTATAA
- a CDS encoding AI-2E family transporter: MALPALQKPRRTRGVFSQTEKLRVERERNEMKTSDAAPAQEKEKTQNSEPRAHPAVFILAVISALVLLYPFIVPLMLAIITSYVLRPIVKRLEIHTRSYHLALVLLLAIIAVPIAASISYIFTNSSLFFRDISGIGNIIKTSIFEVSDAIAATGLGTYANYFLSAQNITEKITQLAINLANEFIKNTPMYLLDFVIYIYASYHFMLSGPKIVRFIKEYASTLSSEDEHFISSIMRGLKRSFDVLFLSYITMSIIMAVVSFIGYSIFGVPHAFILALLTGLFGFLPILGVWMVYVPIAAYMYYYLGNSLAAAGVLIFGISMLTIFVPIILQPYLGAKKSGVSALTILLGFFSGPLIFGAKGLLLGPILFVMIETLIVEYMRYRIENAKTSKK; encoded by the coding sequence ATGGCACTGCCAGCATTACAAAAGCCGAGAAGGACCCGCGGCGTTTTCAGCCAGACTGAAAAGCTTCGAGTGGAGCGCGAGCGTAACGAGATGAAAACGTCGGACGCGGCTCCGGCGCAGGAGAAAGAAAAAACGCAAAATTCTGAACCGCGCGCGCACCCAGCAGTATTTATTCTGGCGGTGATTTCTGCACTCGTGCTCCTGTACCCGTTCATTGTACCCCTTATGCTTGCAATAATAACTTCATATGTCCTTCGCCCGATAGTAAAGCGCCTTGAAATACACACTCGCTCGTATCACCTTGCTCTCGTCCTGCTTCTAGCAATTATTGCAGTTCCTATTGCAGCATCTATTTCATACATTTTTACAAATTCCTCACTTTTTTTCAGAGACATTTCCGGAATCGGCAATATTATAAAGACATCAATTTTTGAGGTTTCTGACGCAATTGCAGCAACAGGTCTTGGAACATACGCAAACTATTTTCTCAGCGCGCAGAATATAACAGAAAAAATAACGCAGCTTGCAATAAATCTTGCCAATGAATTCATAAAAAATACTCCGATGTATTTGCTTGACTTTGTAATTTACATTTATGCATCTTATCACTTTATGCTGAGCGGGCCAAAAATAGTGCGATTCATAAAGGAATATGCTTCAACACTATCATCTGAGGATGAGCATTTTATTTCAAGCATAATGCGCGGGTTAAAAAGAAGCTTTGATGTGCTTTTCCTTTCATATATCACAATGTCGATAATAATGGCTGTTGTCTCTTTCATAGGCTACTCTATTTTCGGCGTTCCGCATGCATTTATTCTTGCGCTGCTAACGGGCCTATTTGGATTCTTACCCATTCTTGGTGTGTGGATGGTCTACGTTCCGATTGCTGCATACATGTATTATTATCTGGGCAATTCATTGGCCGCGGCGGGCGTGCTGATTTTCGGCATATCGATGCTTACAATATTCGTTCCCATTATCCTTCAGCCGTATCTTGGGGCGAAAAAATCAGGAGTGAGCGCACTCACAATACTGCTTGGATTCTTCTCAGGGCCATTGATTTTCGGCGCAAAGGGCCTCTTGCTCGGCCCGATACTATTCGTAATGATTGAAACCCTCATAGTCGAATATATGCGATACCGGATTGAAAATGCGAAAACAAGCAAAAAGTAG
- a CDS encoding HAD family hydrolase gives MKILITDLENVLTNDAGLESDAMDFLSGAHEKFFIVLLTNLPAKNTQERVKSLGITGVIDFVISAADYEMAKPDSRMINVLLAILNAETKKFGKNDMILIGDKPDRDIKLANNAGVQSIRVRRGKHAAQEPEYADEIAKVEVKSLADLIPILGITIKKEEPMGEKKARKKPQHKKSVK, from the coding sequence ATGAAAATTCTCATAACTGATTTGGAAAACGTCCTGACGAACGATGCTGGCCTTGAAAGCGATGCTATGGATTTTCTTTCAGGCGCACATGAGAAATTCTTCATCGTGCTTCTCACAAACCTGCCTGCAAAAAATACACAAGAACGCGTAAAATCCCTCGGGATAACAGGAGTTATAGATTTTGTAATATCTGCGGCAGATTATGAAATGGCAAAACCGGATTCAAGAATGATAAATGTTCTTCTTGCAATACTTAACGCCGAAACCAAGAAATTCGGAAAAAACGACATGATTCTTATAGGTGACAAGCCCGACCGCGACATAAAGCTCGCAAACAATGCGGGCGTCCAATCCATACGCGTAAGGCGTGGAAAACATGCAGCACAAGAGCCGGAATATGCTGATGAAATCGCCAAAGTTGAGGTAAAAAGCCTTGCGGATCTCATACCTATTCTTGGAATAACTATTAAAAAAGAAGAACCGATGGGCGAAAAAAAGGCGCGAAAAAAACCGCAACACAAAAAGAGCGTAAAATAA
- a CDS encoding GNAT family N-acetyltransferase gives MNIRNATRLDVIACARIQRATESSRMEYSRKAEMLTRKYLQRYLSNDYSTFLVAEDGNETMGHIVFSYDEWNNSIHIDLLFIRPNRQNQGIGSKLIDAVVERVKKQGARIIFLETNKMENDAIKFYKKNGFRVAGHINGMYNEARGDAIVMSKALNKKN, from the coding sequence ATGAATATACGAAATGCAACACGTTTAGATGTAATAGCGTGTGCTCGAATTCAAAGAGCTACAGAAAGCTCAAGAATGGAGTATTCAAGAAAAGCGGAAATGCTAACGCGAAAGTATCTTCAGAGATATTTGAGTAATGATTATTCCACGTTCTTGGTTGCAGAGGATGGTAACGAAACTATGGGCCACATAGTTTTCAGTTATGACGAATGGAACAATTCAATACATATTGACCTACTTTTTATCCGGCCGAACCGACAGAATCAAGGCATCGGCTCAAAACTTATTGATGCAGTTGTTGAAAGAGTGAAAAAGCAAGGCGCAAGAATCATATTCTTAGAAACCAATAAGATGGAAAATGATGCAATTAAGTTTTATAAGAAAAACGGATTCAGAGTTGCCGGACACATAAACGGAATGTATAATGAGGCACGAGGAGATGCGATTGTGATGAGCAAGGCATTAAATAAGAAAAATTAA